A single genomic interval of Candidatus Binataceae bacterium harbors:
- the aroE gene encoding shikimate dehydrogenase: MEQSRTLSGRSRFTAIFGDPVEHSLSPAMHNAAYAGLAMDRAYLAFHVTPDRLRDAIRAIPALGLLGVNLTVPHKQRAARMMARLSDEARILGAINCVVNREGVLSGDNTDARGLEADLREAGLELEAKLAVIIGAGGAAAAAVLAALRLGAGRIAIGNRTRARAQALARRFARHITARGKDRARATITTCGLDTLTRPDLLAQAALVVNATSIGLQGGGFIPLDYAATSDDCLFYDLIYAREPTPFLQSAAARGRRALDGAGMLAEQGELAFELFNGTPPPPGAMRTALLAALGRA, from the coding sequence ATGGAACAATCACGCACGCTGAGCGGACGTTCCCGCTTCACCGCCATCTTCGGCGATCCGGTCGAGCACTCGCTCTCGCCCGCGATGCACAATGCGGCCTACGCCGGACTCGCGATGGATCGCGCCTATCTCGCCTTTCACGTCACTCCCGACCGCTTGCGTGACGCGATTCGCGCAATCCCGGCGCTCGGCCTGCTCGGCGTCAATCTCACCGTCCCGCACAAGCAGCGCGCGGCGCGCATGATGGCTCGTCTGAGCGATGAAGCCCGCATCCTCGGAGCGATCAACTGCGTCGTGAATCGTGAGGGGGTATTATCGGGCGACAACACCGACGCGCGTGGGCTCGAAGCCGACCTGCGCGAGGCCGGTCTCGAGCTGGAGGCCAAGCTAGCCGTAATCATTGGTGCGGGCGGGGCCGCCGCCGCGGCCGTGCTGGCCGCCCTCCGGCTCGGCGCCGGACGTATCGCGATCGGCAATCGCACGCGCGCGCGAGCGCAGGCGCTCGCGCGCCGCTTCGCCCGTCACATCACGGCGCGCGGCAAAGATCGCGCTCGCGCGACGATTACCACCTGCGGTCTCGACACCCTGACGCGCCCGGACCTGCTCGCGCAGGCCGCACTGGTCGTTAACGCAACTTCGATTGGACTCCAGGGCGGCGGCTTTATCCCGCTCGATTACGCGGCGACGTCCGACGATTGCCTCTTTTACGATCTGATCTACGCGCGCGAGCCGACGCCATTTCTGCAATCAGCTGCGGCGCGCGGCCGCCGCGCACTCGACGGCGCCGGGATGCTCGCGGAGCAGGGTGAGTTAGCCTTCGAGCTCTTCAACGGGACTCCGCCGCCGCCCGGCGCGATGCGGACCGCACTGCTCGCGGCGCTCGGCCGCGCCTGA